TCTGATTCGGCCAGAGCCTTGATTGCCTCAGCCTTGGTGGGGCCGTAGGCGTAGTACTCGATTTCGCCCGTGTAGCAGCCGTCGTCGCCCACGACCATCCGGGTCGCCACCACTCTGTCGGCGCCGAGCAGTTCTCCGATCGGTTCGACGACCTCTGCGCCCGAGGTCGAAACGATGACCACGTCGCGCCCGGCAATGTGGTGCTCCTCGATGAGGGTCGCCGCCTCGTCGTAGATGATGGGGTCGATCAGGTCGTGCAGGGTCTCGGCGACGAGGTTCTTGACCTGCTGGACGTTCCATCCCTTGCAGAGCGCTGAGAGATATTCGCGCATCCGCTCCATCTGGTCGTGATCGGCACCTCCGGCAAGGAACACGAACTGTGTGTACGCGGTGCGCAGTACAGCACGTCGGTTGATCAGCCCACCTTGGTAGAAGGACTTGCTGAAGGTCAGTGTCGATGACTTCGCAATGACCGTCTTGTCCAGATCAAAGAAGGCTGCTGTACGCGGCGAGAAGCAATTTTCCACAAAGGTGAGCATAGGGGCCCGCCATTCGGCGTAAAGTCCGGCGGGTGGGTTTGCTTGAGAAGGGGCTCGGGTACACCATGGAAGTCACGGATCGTTCGCGACCGTGCTAACCCGGTC
The DNA window shown above is from Streptomyces sp. Alt3 and carries:
- a CDS encoding HAD family hydrolase, encoding MLTFVENCFSPRTAAFFDLDKTVIAKSSTLTFSKSFYQGGLINRRAVLRTAYTQFVFLAGGADHDQMERMREYLSALCKGWNVQQVKNLVAETLHDLIDPIIYDEAATLIEEHHIAGRDVVIVSTSGAEVVEPIGELLGADRVVATRMVVGDDGCYTGEIEYYAYGPTKAEAIKALAESEGYDLSRCYAYSDSATDVPMLEAVGHPHAVNPDRSLRREATLREWPILVFDRPVRLKQRLPAFSMPPRPALVAAAALGAAAVTAGLVWYTNRRRASTLAT